In the genome of Candidatus Microbacterium phytovorans, one region contains:
- a CDS encoding SDR family NAD(P)-dependent oxidoreductase: MSRTILITGASDGIGAAAARQLHDAGERVIIVGRDPVKTARVADALEAPRYVADFADLDQVRALAADVRTHHPRIDVLANNAGGVFGERTLTIDGHERTFQVNHLAPFLLTALLQDLLTENGASVIQTSSAAAQRFSRFDVDDLDGTRRFSRTTAYGNAKLANILFTVELQRRHGASASRPGVSAVAFHPGVIASGFAADSRGPWRWLYTNPLSRRLLTPVDVGGARLTWLALGVPGRDWTPGAYYERNRPAKPHPRAADAHLAATLWERSAEMVGLPGS, translated from the coding sequence GTGAGTCGCACCATCCTCATCACCGGCGCGAGCGACGGCATCGGGGCCGCCGCCGCGCGTCAGCTGCACGACGCGGGGGAGCGGGTGATCATCGTCGGGCGCGACCCCGTCAAGACGGCGCGTGTCGCCGATGCGCTCGAAGCACCGCGGTATGTCGCCGACTTCGCCGACCTCGACCAGGTGCGCGCCCTCGCCGCCGACGTGCGGACCCATCACCCGCGGATCGACGTGCTCGCGAACAACGCGGGCGGGGTCTTCGGCGAGCGCACGCTCACGATCGACGGGCACGAGCGCACGTTTCAGGTGAACCACCTGGCACCCTTCCTGCTGACCGCGCTGCTGCAGGACCTGCTGACCGAGAACGGAGCGTCGGTCATCCAGACCTCCAGTGCGGCCGCGCAGCGCTTCTCACGGTTCGACGTCGACGACCTCGACGGTACCCGTCGGTTCTCGCGGACGACGGCGTACGGCAACGCGAAGCTGGCGAACATCCTGTTCACGGTGGAGCTGCAGCGTCGGCACGGCGCATCGGCGAGCCGTCCGGGGGTATCGGCCGTCGCGTTCCATCCGGGGGTGATCGCGAGCGGTTTCGCCGCGGACTCCCGAGGGCCGTGGCGCTGGCTGTACACGAACCCCCTCTCACGTCGCCTGCTCACACCGGTCGATGTCGGAGGGGCGCGCCTGACGTGGCTGGCTCTCGGGGTGCCCGGTCGGGACTGGACGCCGGGGGCCTACTACGAGCGGAACCGCCCCGCGAAGCCCCACCCGCGTGCCGCCGACGCGCACCTCGCGGCCACTCTGTGGGAGCGCAGCGCCGAGATGGTCGGCCTTCCCGGCTCGTGA
- a CDS encoding siderophore-interacting protein, whose protein sequence is MPLASRTAPRPPRPVLTLEVVAAHRLTPHLARVTLGGDAFSQFEDRPETDKYVKLRFTSPDGMPVTRTYTVRRVDHAARTLDIDFVLHGDEGLAGPWAARAVPGQTIDLIGPGGGYAPRADADAHLLLGDLAAVPAIAAALEALPADAVGHVLIEIDAADAEFPLAAPAGVTVTWVIDPTHDVDLLASRLRALDWPEGDVQVFAHGERESMKALRRVLFDERGLDRAQVSLSGYWARGRTEDRFQAEKREPIGRIL, encoded by the coding sequence ATGCCACTCGCCTCGCGTACCGCCCCCCGCCCGCCCCGCCCGGTCCTCACGCTCGAGGTCGTGGCCGCGCACCGGCTGACCCCCCACCTGGCGCGAGTGACCCTCGGTGGCGACGCCTTCTCCCAGTTCGAGGATCGTCCCGAGACCGACAAGTACGTCAAGCTCCGCTTCACCTCCCCCGACGGGATGCCGGTGACGCGCACCTACACGGTGCGCCGCGTGGATCACGCCGCCCGCACGCTCGACATCGACTTCGTCCTCCACGGTGACGAGGGACTCGCCGGACCATGGGCCGCCCGGGCCGTTCCCGGCCAGACGATCGATCTGATCGGCCCCGGCGGAGGCTACGCGCCGCGAGCGGATGCCGATGCCCACCTGCTCCTCGGCGACCTGGCCGCCGTCCCGGCGATCGCCGCGGCGTTGGAGGCCCTTCCCGCGGACGCCGTCGGGCACGTCCTCATCGAGATCGACGCGGCAGACGCCGAGTTCCCGCTGGCCGCGCCCGCCGGCGTGACGGTCACGTGGGTCATCGACCCGACGCACGACGTCGACCTGCTGGCATCCCGCCTGCGCGCCTTGGACTGGCCGGAAGGCGACGTGCAGGTCTTCGCGCACGGCGAGCGGGAGTCGATGAAGGCGCTGCGCCGCGTGCTGTTCGACGAGCGCGGCCTCGACCGGGCGCAGGTGTCGCTGTCGGGCTACTGGGCACGGGGGCGCACGGAGGACCGCTTCCAGGCGGAGAAGCGCGAGCCGATCGGTCGGATTCTCTGA
- a CDS encoding MerR family transcriptional regulator — protein MTMIREGLSISDAAAATGLSTHTLRYYERAGLMLSPVDRASSTHRRYSDADIAWVQFLTRLRSTGMPIATVRAYTELVRAGEDTVDERRELLLRHRIGVLAQLEEFTASLAAIDYKIAVYRQKEENA, from the coding sequence ATGACCATGATCCGCGAAGGACTCTCGATCTCGGATGCCGCCGCCGCGACGGGACTGTCGACGCACACCCTGCGCTACTACGAACGGGCCGGGCTCATGCTCTCGCCCGTAGACCGCGCATCGTCGACCCACCGCCGCTACAGCGATGCAGACATCGCGTGGGTGCAGTTCCTCACGCGCCTGCGCTCGACCGGGATGCCGATCGCCACCGTGCGGGCTTACACCGAGCTTGTGCGTGCGGGGGAGGACACGGTCGACGAACGGCGGGAGCTCCTGCTGCGCCATCGCATCGGGGTGCTCGCGCAGCTCGAGGAGTTCACGGCGAGCCTCGCCGCCATCGACTACAAGATCGCCGTGTATCGGCAGAAGGAGGAGAACGCATGA
- a CDS encoding aldo/keto reductase, which produces MKNIRLGQDGPHIGRLGLGLMGISAFYAGAGEDDEGGVRTIHRALELGVNFLDTAEIYGPYANEELLGRALAGRRDDAVIATKFGTIRHTAGDVNGLDGSPANVRLSVEGSLRRLGTDHIDLYYQHRMDPATPIEDTVGALAELVQEGKIRGYGLSEAAVSTIRRAHAVHPVTAVQTEYSLWSRDPETELLPALRELGITFVPYSPLGRGFLTGTIRSADQLAEGDFRRSNPRFAADALAQNLQLVAEVEAVAAEVDATPAQVALAWLLAQGDDIAPIPGTRRVERLEENVGADALVLSPEQLARLGALDAPVGDRYADMSPLNR; this is translated from the coding sequence ATGAAGAACATCCGGTTGGGACAGGACGGTCCCCACATCGGTCGGTTGGGCCTCGGGCTGATGGGCATCAGCGCCTTCTACGCGGGAGCCGGCGAAGACGACGAGGGAGGCGTGCGGACGATCCACCGCGCGTTGGAGCTCGGCGTCAACTTCCTCGACACGGCGGAGATCTACGGGCCGTACGCGAACGAGGAACTGCTGGGGCGCGCGCTCGCCGGACGGCGGGACGACGCGGTCATCGCGACGAAGTTCGGAACGATCCGCCACACGGCCGGTGACGTGAACGGTCTCGACGGGTCACCCGCCAACGTCCGGCTCTCCGTCGAGGGCTCGCTTCGCCGTCTCGGCACGGACCACATCGACCTGTACTACCAGCACCGGATGGACCCCGCGACTCCGATCGAAGACACGGTGGGGGCGCTCGCCGAGCTCGTGCAGGAGGGGAAGATCCGCGGTTATGGGTTGTCGGAGGCGGCGGTATCGACGATCCGCCGCGCGCACGCCGTGCACCCCGTGACGGCCGTGCAGACCGAGTACTCCCTGTGGAGCCGCGACCCCGAGACGGAGCTCCTGCCGGCCCTGCGCGAGCTCGGCATCACCTTCGTTCCCTACTCACCGCTCGGGCGTGGGTTCCTCACGGGAACGATCCGCTCCGCCGACCAGCTCGCCGAGGGTGACTTCCGCCGCTCGAACCCGAGGTTCGCCGCCGACGCCCTCGCGCAGAATCTCCAGCTCGTCGCCGAGGTGGAGGCCGTCGCGGCGGAGGTGGACGCGACGCCCGCGCAGGTGGCCCTGGCGTGGCTGCTCGCGCAGGGCGACGACATCGCTCCGATCCCCGGCACGCGCCGTGTGGAAAGGCTCGAGGAGAACGTCGGAGCGGACGCGCTCGTGCTGTCGCCGGAGCAGCTGGCGCGGCTCGGGGCCCTGGACGCGCCGGTGGGCGACCGCTACGCCGATATGTCGCCACTCAACCGCTGA
- a CDS encoding aspartate ammonia-lyase — MALDATTRTESDSLGSLEIPADAYWGIHTARALENFPISQRPISVYKDLVKALAMVKQASARANLEIGVLDPERADLIDRAAQRVIDGEFHDQFVVGVIQGGAGTSTNMNANEVITNVALEMAGREKGDYAYLSPIDHTNRSQSTNDVYPTAVKIGLSLDLLTLLEELDLLRESFLAKAVEFHDILKIGRTQLQDAVPMTLGQEFHGFATTLGYDHQRLTENAYLLYEINMGATAIGTGITTHPGYASAVLRHLREITGLDLATADDLVEATSDTGSFMSFSSSLKRNAIKLSKICNDLRLLSSGPQAGLGEINLPARQAGSSIMPGKVNPVVPEVVNQVAFAVAGADLTVTMAVEGGQLQLNAFEPVIAHSIFQSITWMRRGMRTLRINCVDGITANRDRLGAMVGASVGVVTALTPFIGYAASAALAKTALLTHRNVGDLVVEAGLMSREEVDKQLSPARLSGLEAITQAIPVIQPAENVVGG, encoded by the coding sequence ATGGCTCTGGACGCAACGACGCGCACCGAATCCGACTCCCTCGGATCTCTCGAGATCCCCGCAGATGCCTACTGGGGCATCCACACCGCGAGGGCCCTCGAGAATTTCCCGATCTCCCAGCGCCCGATCTCGGTCTACAAAGACCTGGTGAAGGCGCTCGCGATGGTCAAGCAGGCCTCCGCACGGGCCAACCTCGAGATCGGGGTGCTCGATCCGGAGCGTGCCGACCTCATCGACCGCGCGGCGCAACGGGTCATCGACGGCGAGTTCCACGATCAGTTCGTCGTGGGAGTCATCCAGGGCGGCGCCGGCACGTCGACCAACATGAACGCGAACGAGGTCATCACCAACGTGGCCCTCGAGATGGCGGGCCGGGAGAAGGGCGACTACGCCTACCTGTCGCCGATCGACCACACCAACCGCAGCCAGTCCACCAACGACGTGTACCCCACCGCGGTGAAGATCGGCCTCAGCCTGGATCTCCTCACCCTCCTCGAGGAGCTGGACCTCCTGCGAGAGTCGTTCCTCGCGAAGGCGGTCGAGTTCCACGACATCCTCAAGATCGGTCGCACCCAGCTGCAGGATGCCGTACCGATGACGCTGGGGCAGGAGTTCCACGGGTTCGCGACGACGCTCGGCTACGACCACCAGCGACTCACCGAGAACGCCTACCTGCTGTACGAGATCAACATGGGGGCCACGGCCATCGGCACGGGGATCACGACCCACCCGGGCTATGCATCCGCTGTCCTGCGGCACCTGCGCGAGATCACGGGTCTCGACCTCGCCACCGCGGACGATCTCGTGGAGGCCACGAGCGACACCGGCTCGTTCATGTCGTTCTCCTCGTCGCTCAAGCGCAACGCGATCAAGCTCTCGAAGATCTGCAATGACCTGCGGCTGCTCTCGTCGGGCCCGCAGGCCGGTCTCGGGGAGATCAACCTCCCCGCACGCCAAGCCGGATCGAGCATCATGCCCGGCAAAGTGAACCCGGTCGTGCCGGAGGTCGTCAACCAGGTGGCGTTCGCCGTCGCCGGTGCCGACCTCACCGTCACGATGGCCGTCGAGGGCGGGCAGCTGCAGCTGAATGCGTTCGAGCCGGTGATCGCGCACTCGATCTTCCAGTCGATCACCTGGATGCGTCGCGGCATGCGCACGCTGCGCATCAACTGCGTCGACGGCATCACGGCCAATCGTGACCGCCTCGGCGCCATGGTGGGGGCGTCGGTGGGGGTCGTCACCGCGTTGACGCCGTTCATCGGATACGCGGCGTCCGCGGCTCTGGCCAAGACGGCGCTGCTGACGCACCGCAACGTGGGGGACCTCGTCGTGGAGGCCGGGCTGATGTCTCGGGAAGAGGTCGACAAGCAACTCTCCCCGGCGCGCCTTTCGGGTCTCGAAGCGATCACGCAGGCGATCCCGGTCATCCAGCCGGCTGAGAACGTGGTGGGCGGCTGA
- a CDS encoding DUF4190 domain-containing protein, whose product MTDPQNPQQPPAYETPAYPAAPPAAPAYNAGGPAATPAGPVPGKTMGIIAFVLSFFFQLLALILGIVALVQSRKAGRSNGFALAAIIISVVLMIVGAILFFAFLLPTFSAAATCAADPSAVVTLWGVEVPCSQVTSGY is encoded by the coding sequence ATGACCGACCCGCAGAACCCGCAGCAGCCGCCGGCCTACGAGACCCCTGCCTACCCGGCCGCACCGCCGGCAGCGCCCGCGTACAACGCCGGCGGACCGGCAGCCACACCGGCAGGACCCGTTCCCGGCAAGACGATGGGCATCATCGCCTTCGTGCTGTCGTTCTTCTTCCAGCTGCTCGCGCTGATCCTCGGCATCGTCGCGCTCGTCCAGAGCCGCAAGGCCGGCCGCAGCAACGGCTTCGCCCTGGCCGCCATCATCATCAGCGTCGTGCTGATGATCGTCGGCGCGATCCTATTCTTCGCCTTCCTGCTTCCCACGTTCTCGGCGGCGGCGACGTGCGCGGCAGATCCGTCGGCCGTCGTCACGCTCTGGGGCGTCGAGGTGCCCTGCAGCCAGGTCACGAGCGGCTACTGA
- a CDS encoding fumarylacetoacetate hydrolase family protein has product MRFAHVTSAASDDPRLAVVEDGRALPVAALFDGAPDDLQTLIEGGPGLLERVRAATAGATGWMPLDDLGFATAVSRPPVVLAVGLNYAAHSSELGLKADKAPTVFVLWPGSLTGHDATTSWPRSLSESVDYEAELGVVIGSPAKDVAEADALSYVWGYTVVNDITARDIQFSEAQWSRCKSFDGFTPTGPVVVTADEIDDPQDLHIWAVVDGQTVQDATTGQMIRSVATLVSHLSQSATLLPGTLISTGSPGGAGYSRDPQIFLRDRSTVTVGIDGIGSLTTHCRILG; this is encoded by the coding sequence ATGCGCTTCGCCCACGTGACCTCGGCCGCGTCCGACGATCCGCGGCTGGCCGTCGTCGAAGACGGTCGTGCCCTCCCCGTCGCGGCACTGTTCGACGGTGCGCCCGACGATCTCCAGACCCTCATCGAGGGCGGCCCCGGACTGCTCGAGCGCGTGCGGGCAGCCACCGCGGGCGCGACCGGGTGGATGCCGCTCGACGACCTCGGATTCGCCACGGCGGTCAGTCGGCCCCCCGTCGTCCTCGCGGTGGGGCTGAACTACGCGGCGCACTCGAGCGAACTGGGCCTGAAGGCCGACAAGGCCCCCACGGTGTTCGTCCTGTGGCCTGGCTCGCTCACCGGCCACGACGCGACCACCAGCTGGCCTCGATCCCTCAGCGAATCGGTCGACTACGAGGCGGAGCTCGGCGTCGTCATCGGCTCCCCCGCGAAAGACGTCGCCGAAGCCGACGCGCTCTCGTACGTGTGGGGCTACACGGTGGTCAACGACATCACCGCGCGTGACATCCAGTTCTCGGAGGCGCAGTGGTCGCGCTGCAAGTCGTTCGACGGCTTCACGCCCACGGGTCCTGTCGTCGTGACAGCCGACGAGATCGACGATCCGCAAGACCTCCACATCTGGGCGGTGGTCGACGGTCAGACGGTCCAGGATGCCACGACCGGTCAGATGATCCGGTCGGTGGCGACGCTGGTCTCGCACCTCTCGCAGTCCGCGACGCTCCTTCCGGGCACCCTCATCTCGACGGGGAGTCCCGGCGGAGCGGGATACTCGCGGGATCCTCAGATCTTCCTCCGCGACCGTTCGACGGTCACGGTCGGCATCGACGGCATCGGTTCCCTGACCACGCACTGCCGCATCCTCGGCTGA
- a CDS encoding PrsW family intramembrane metalloprotease, translated as MAHPSPFAQPPHGAPAAVASTASAPALPVPVRRGRTAPVWLFALLVVLALGLVAYVVSFLGVAAPAIGGVLALIPLAGVLLAVRIVDRWEPEPRGLVIAAVAWGAVAAVALSLLVDLALSPAMIVVDPNVGDAFSSVVQAPVVEEVAKGIGVLLIFIFGRRAFDGPVDGVVYGALVGAGFAFTENILYFATSLIEGGVTEVTFTFVLRGILSPFAHVMFTAVTGYALGRAARDGATTSAALGPWALGLIGAIVLHAIWNGSAVFADFFALYVTLQIPLFLAFVAGVLLLRREEARLTRARLGEYAAAGWFSAGEVEMLATGRGRRHALAWARTLPGDRRALMADFIAEATALAAARQRALTGRDAAAADDERVYLARTIAARSRLLTP; from the coding sequence ATGGCCCACCCGTCGCCGTTCGCCCAGCCTCCGCACGGAGCGCCCGCGGCCGTCGCCTCGACGGCATCCGCCCCGGCCCTTCCGGTGCCGGTTCGCCGGGGACGCACGGCACCGGTGTGGCTCTTCGCGCTGCTGGTCGTGCTCGCTCTCGGCCTCGTCGCCTACGTGGTCTCCTTCCTCGGGGTCGCCGCGCCGGCGATCGGCGGCGTGCTCGCGCTGATCCCCCTGGCGGGCGTACTCCTGGCCGTCCGCATCGTCGACCGGTGGGAACCCGAACCGCGGGGGCTCGTGATCGCCGCGGTCGCCTGGGGCGCTGTCGCGGCCGTTGCGCTCTCGCTTCTGGTCGACCTCGCGCTCTCTCCGGCGATGATCGTCGTCGACCCGAACGTGGGCGACGCGTTCTCTTCGGTCGTGCAGGCGCCCGTCGTCGAAGAGGTAGCCAAGGGCATCGGCGTGCTCCTCATCTTCATCTTCGGTCGACGTGCCTTCGACGGTCCCGTCGACGGCGTCGTCTACGGCGCGCTCGTCGGGGCGGGGTTCGCGTTCACCGAGAACATCCTCTACTTCGCCACCAGCCTCATCGAGGGCGGCGTGACGGAGGTCACCTTCACGTTCGTGCTCCGCGGCATCCTCTCGCCCTTCGCGCACGTCATGTTCACCGCCGTCACCGGTTACGCTCTCGGGCGGGCCGCACGCGACGGCGCGACGACATCCGCAGCTCTCGGTCCGTGGGCACTCGGGCTCATCGGGGCGATCGTCCTCCACGCGATCTGGAACGGCTCGGCCGTCTTCGCCGACTTCTTCGCGCTGTACGTGACCCTTCAGATTCCGCTCTTCCTCGCCTTCGTCGCCGGGGTGCTCCTGCTGCGACGGGAGGAGGCGCGCCTCACCCGGGCGCGCCTGGGCGAGTACGCGGCCGCGGGATGGTTCAGTGCGGGAGAGGTGGAGATGCTCGCGACGGGGCGGGGCCGTCGTCACGCGCTGGCCTGGGCACGGACCCTTCCGGGCGACCGCCGTGCACTCATGGCGGACTTCATCGCCGAGGCGACCGCGCTCGCCGCCGCGCGTCAGCGAGCGCTCACGGGAAGGGATGCCGCCGCTGCCGACGACGAGCGGGTGTACCTGGCTCGCACGATCGCGGCGCGGTCCCGACTCCTCACGCCCTGA
- a CDS encoding FKBP-type peptidyl-prolyl cis-trans isomerase: protein MTDDRTKPEFDAPEGPAPSDLVIRDLIVGEGAEAKPGDTVTVHYAGVEYDSGEEFDSSWGRGESIQFPLRGLIQGWQDGIPGMKVGGRRELVIPPHLAYGPAGGHFLGGKTLVFIIDLLAVG, encoded by the coding sequence ATGACTGACGACCGCACCAAGCCCGAGTTCGATGCGCCCGAGGGCCCCGCTCCCTCCGACCTCGTCATCCGCGACCTCATCGTGGGCGAGGGCGCCGAGGCGAAGCCCGGCGACACCGTGACCGTCCACTACGCCGGTGTCGAGTACGACTCCGGTGAGGAGTTCGACTCGTCGTGGGGTCGCGGCGAGAGCATCCAGTTCCCGCTGCGCGGCCTCATCCAGGGCTGGCAGGACGGCATCCCGGGCATGAAGGTCGGCGGGCGCCGCGAGCTCGTCATCCCGCCCCACCTGGCCTACGGTCCCGCTGGCGGCCACTTCCTCGGCGGCAAGACCCTCGTGTTCATCATCGACCTCCTCGCTGTCGGCTGA
- a CDS encoding YceI family protein: MTDSTATIEIPGYKTGTWVLDPAHSEVSFSVRHMMISKVRGSFGLKNATIVAPENPLEARVEASVDVASIDTKDEGRDNHLRSGDFFDTENYPTLDFVSTGVRYEGGDFLVDGDLTIRGTTKPATFELEFGGFGTDPWGNYKAGATAKTVIDREDFGLTWNAALETGGVLVGKDVTITLDLQGSLQA; encoded by the coding sequence ATGACCGACTCCACCGCCACGATCGAGATTCCCGGATACAAGACGGGCACCTGGGTGCTCGACCCCGCCCACAGCGAGGTCTCGTTCAGCGTCCGCCACATGATGATCTCGAAGGTGCGCGGCTCCTTCGGCCTGAAGAACGCCACGATCGTCGCTCCCGAGAACCCGCTCGAGGCTCGCGTCGAGGCGTCGGTGGACGTCGCGTCCATCGACACGAAGGACGAGGGGCGTGACAACCACCTCCGCTCCGGCGACTTCTTCGACACGGAGAACTACCCGACGCTCGACTTCGTCTCCACCGGCGTGCGCTACGAGGGCGGCGATTTCCTCGTCGACGGCGATCTGACGATCCGCGGCACCACGAAGCCCGCGACGTTCGAGCTCGAGTTCGGCGGCTTCGGCACCGACCCGTGGGGCAACTACAAGGCGGGCGCGACCGCGAAGACGGTCATCGACCGCGAGGACTTCGGCCTGACGTGGAACGCCGCGCTCGAGACCGGCGGCGTGCTCGTGGGCAAGGACGTCACCATCACGCTCGACCTGCAGGGGTCGCTCCAGGCCTGA
- a CDS encoding M15 family metallopeptidase, whose translation MTTTVRGRLLAVGTALVVALSLVPPAAADEGEPVPSPSVTETIAPDESPAPTNWPTPTPTPTPTATPSPTPTPAPAPTVYGYYSLPWTTTVYQSWTNGTVKEISQAAWKATGVAKKPAPVRFVKTSWSDSRYALIVFPQRAGDTKVDRVRTLTATQYRAAGAPRVSTVPHVPTSTYSRYASSSTDRYVRTPDGIRHKLTASQYRAAGAPALKIVYGGYYRARWSSNIYFVSSSGTKRAVSSTQYAAAGRPRVAIAPTVYVKTSYSPVHALMTWPHKKGDRSVDQVVRLTSAQYAKIGKPKAEVRPRVPGDSFVRLSIGTTIYHRSRGYLTPVTRAQWKAAGSPTVRTVSPSKPMYIRDLLIVNKSLPLPSTFGNGLRPELTSAFSKMRAAAARDGVSLWIISGFRSYASQKSVYASKIRQYGFEMAEKRSARPGHSEHQTGLAIDVNSISQAWGDSRAGRWVAKNAHRYGFIVRYPKGKTSFTGYSYEPWHLRHVGVEVATHLYKNALTLDEYLGVPSRY comes from the coding sequence ATGACGACGACCGTTCGCGGGCGCCTTCTCGCCGTCGGCACGGCGCTGGTCGTCGCGCTCTCGCTGGTCCCGCCCGCCGCCGCCGACGAGGGCGAACCCGTACCGTCGCCGAGCGTGACGGAGACCATCGCTCCCGACGAGAGTCCGGCCCCGACGAACTGGCCGACGCCGACGCCGACGCCGACGCCCACAGCGACCCCGAGCCCGACACCGACGCCCGCTCCGGCGCCGACCGTGTACGGCTATTACTCGCTCCCGTGGACGACGACCGTCTACCAGTCGTGGACCAACGGCACGGTCAAGGAGATCTCGCAGGCCGCGTGGAAGGCCACCGGTGTCGCCAAGAAGCCCGCCCCGGTGCGGTTCGTCAAGACGTCGTGGTCCGACTCGCGCTACGCGCTCATCGTCTTCCCGCAGCGCGCCGGCGACACGAAGGTCGATCGCGTGCGCACCCTCACCGCGACGCAGTACCGCGCGGCCGGTGCGCCGCGTGTGTCGACGGTCCCGCACGTACCGACCTCGACGTACTCGCGATACGCATCGAGTTCCACCGACCGCTACGTTCGCACTCCCGACGGGATTCGACACAAGCTCACTGCCTCGCAGTACCGTGCCGCAGGGGCTCCCGCGCTGAAGATCGTCTACGGCGGGTACTACCGCGCAAGGTGGTCGTCAAACATCTACTTCGTCTCCTCGAGCGGGACCAAGCGTGCGGTGTCGTCGACGCAATACGCTGCGGCCGGTCGGCCGCGCGTCGCGATCGCACCCACCGTCTACGTCAAGACGTCGTACAGTCCGGTGCACGCGCTCATGACCTGGCCGCACAAGAAGGGCGACCGCTCCGTCGACCAGGTCGTGCGTCTGACGTCCGCCCAGTACGCCAAGATCGGCAAGCCGAAGGCCGAGGTGCGCCCCCGTGTCCCGGGCGACTCGTTCGTGCGTCTGTCCATCGGCACCACGATCTACCACCGCTCACGGGGTTACCTCACACCCGTCACCCGCGCGCAGTGGAAGGCTGCCGGGTCTCCGACGGTGCGCACCGTCTCCCCGAGCAAACCGATGTACATCCGCGACCTCCTGATCGTGAACAAGTCGCTCCCGTTGCCGTCGACCTTCGGCAACGGGCTCCGACCCGAACTCACTTCGGCGTTCTCGAAGATGCGTGCGGCGGCGGCGCGAGACGGCGTCTCCCTCTGGATCATCTCCGGGTTCCGTTCCTACGCGTCGCAGAAGTCGGTCTACGCCTCGAAGATCCGTCAGTACGGCTTCGAGATGGCGGAGAAGCGTTCGGCACGTCCGGGTCACAGCGAGCACCAGACGGGGCTCGCCATCGACGTCAACTCCATCTCGCAGGCGTGGGGCGACTCCCGCGCGGGCAGATGGGTCGCCAAGAACGCGCACCGCTACGGCTTCATCGTGCGGTATCCGAAGGGCAAGACCTCCTTCACCGGCTACTCGTACGAGCCGTGGCATCTGCGCCACGTCGGAGTCGAGGTCGCGACGCACCTCTACAAAAACGCGCTCACGCTCGACGAGTACCTGGGCGTCCCGTCGCGCTACTGA